A part of Streptomyces sp. NBC_01497 genomic DNA contains:
- a CDS encoding sugar ABC transporter ATP-binding protein: MELATPKAPAAVHAEGIVKRFGSTLALDGVRLTVRPGESHALVGRNGAGKSTLVSVLTGLHRPDEGRVSFGGEAAPAYGDTAAWQSKVACVYQKSMVVPDLTVAENLFLNNFAAQNAGSGRVIGWGALRRRAAELLGGYGVDVDPTVRAKDLTVEQRQFVEIARALSFGARLIILDEPTAQLDARGIQRLFTKLRELQAQGVAFLFISHHLQEVYELCTAVTVYRDARHVLSAQVADLPKNDLVAAMTGDAARSAGAWHAGENSSALARAEPVLRTEQLTLDGVFEPLDLEVRPGEVLGVAGAAASGTVALGEILVGMRSPTSGSVAMNGRPVRPGSVPDALKAGIGYIPEDRHLQGLVATRSVAENATLTVADQLGPWGTVLPSRTRAFARSMIDALDIKTTGPEQPVAGLSGGNQQKVVVARALARDPKALVAVRPTAGVDIKSKDSLLGVVRRVADEGSAAVIISDELDDLRVCDRVLALFHGRVVATFGSGWSDRELVAAMEGVGERE, from the coding sequence ATGGAACTGGCAACACCGAAAGCACCCGCAGCGGTGCACGCGGAAGGCATCGTCAAGCGCTTCGGCTCGACCCTCGCGCTGGACGGCGTCCGGCTGACCGTGCGGCCCGGCGAGTCGCACGCGCTCGTCGGCCGCAACGGCGCGGGGAAGTCCACGCTCGTGAGCGTCCTCACCGGCCTGCACCGGCCGGACGAGGGGCGGGTGAGCTTCGGCGGCGAGGCCGCCCCCGCCTACGGGGACACAGCGGCCTGGCAGTCCAAGGTCGCCTGCGTCTACCAGAAGTCCATGGTGGTTCCCGACCTGACGGTCGCCGAGAACCTCTTCCTCAACAACTTCGCGGCACAGAACGCGGGTTCGGGCCGGGTCATCGGCTGGGGTGCCCTGCGCAGGCGCGCCGCGGAGCTCCTCGGCGGATACGGCGTGGACGTCGACCCCACCGTGCGCGCCAAGGACCTGACCGTGGAACAGCGGCAGTTCGTGGAGATCGCGCGGGCGCTGTCCTTCGGCGCCCGCCTGATCATCCTGGACGAGCCGACCGCGCAGCTCGACGCGCGCGGCATCCAGCGCCTGTTCACCAAACTGCGCGAACTCCAGGCGCAGGGCGTCGCGTTCCTCTTCATCTCGCACCACCTCCAGGAGGTGTACGAACTGTGCACCGCGGTCACCGTCTACCGCGACGCGCGGCACGTCCTGAGCGCGCAGGTCGCCGACCTGCCGAAGAACGACCTGGTGGCGGCGATGACCGGGGACGCGGCGCGCTCCGCCGGCGCCTGGCACGCCGGGGAGAACTCCTCGGCCCTCGCCCGTGCCGAACCCGTCCTGCGCACCGAACAGCTCACCCTGGACGGTGTGTTCGAGCCGCTCGACCTGGAGGTTCGCCCCGGTGAGGTGCTGGGGGTCGCGGGCGCTGCCGCCAGCGGCACCGTGGCGCTCGGCGAGATCCTCGTCGGCATGCGCTCGCCGACCTCCGGCAGCGTCGCGATGAACGGCCGGCCGGTGCGGCCGGGCAGTGTGCCCGACGCGCTGAAGGCGGGCATCGGGTACATCCCCGAGGACCGCCACCTCCAGGGCCTGGTCGCGACCCGCAGCGTCGCGGAGAACGCGACGCTCACCGTCGCCGACCAGCTGGGGCCCTGGGGGACCGTACTGCCCTCCCGTACCCGGGCGTTCGCCCGGTCGATGATCGACGCGCTCGACATCAAGACCACGGGACCCGAGCAGCCGGTGGCCGGTCTGTCCGGGGGCAACCAGCAGAAGGTCGTGGTGGCACGCGCCCTCGCGCGCGATCCCAAGGCGCTCGTGGCCGTGCGGCCCACGGCCGGTGTCGACATCAAATCGAAGGACTCGCTGCTCGGCGTGGTGCGCCGGGTGGCCGACGAGGGCAGCGCGGCCGTGATCATCTCGGACGAGCTGGACGATCTGCGGGTGTGCGACCGCGTACTGGCCCTGTTCCACGGGCGCGTGGTGGCCACGTTCGGGAGCGGGTGGAGCGACCGGGAACTGGTCGCCGCCATGGAAGGTGTGGGGGAGCGGGAATGA
- a CDS encoding ABC transporter permease, translating to MTETMRPPVADRTESLSPRGRLRLIRWSDFSLVPVIVVLMVIGFIVSPAFLTANNLTGVLQSASELSLLVLGEALVLIAGRMDLSLESTIGVAPAIAMWLVLPTHGGRFNGLGLPTWTAIPFDLLVGLAIGAFNAFLILKLRVNGFIATLGMLTMLRGLQIGITGGKSISDVPDSFRYLGRTQWIGLPAAVWLCLILFALGGAALAWFRHGRSLYAIGGNPEAARAAGIRVDRVTWIVLGIASLLAAFAGILYTGHYGSVAADQGNGWIFNVFAAAVIGGVSLKGGRGTIFGALTGVLTLQLVVNVMTLAGVPPEWDQFLNGAIIIVALIVSRFASGEKQD from the coding sequence ATGACCGAGACGATGCGTCCGCCGGTGGCGGACCGTACCGAGAGCCTGAGCCCGCGCGGCAGGCTCCGGCTGATCAGGTGGAGCGACTTCTCGCTCGTGCCCGTGATCGTCGTGCTGATGGTGATCGGGTTCATCGTCTCGCCGGCGTTCCTGACCGCCAACAACCTGACCGGCGTGCTCCAGTCCGCGTCCGAACTGAGCCTGCTGGTGCTCGGCGAGGCGCTGGTGCTGATCGCGGGCCGCATGGACCTGTCGCTGGAGTCGACGATCGGCGTCGCGCCGGCGATCGCGATGTGGCTGGTGCTGCCCACCCACGGCGGCCGGTTCAACGGCCTGGGGCTGCCGACCTGGACGGCGATCCCGTTCGACCTGCTGGTCGGCCTCGCCATCGGCGCGTTCAACGCTTTCTTGATCCTGAAGCTCCGCGTCAACGGTTTCATCGCCACCCTCGGCATGCTGACCATGCTGCGCGGGCTCCAGATCGGCATCACCGGCGGCAAGTCCATCTCCGACGTGCCGGATTCCTTCCGCTACCTCGGCAGGACCCAGTGGATCGGGCTGCCGGCCGCGGTGTGGCTGTGTCTGATCCTCTTCGCGCTCGGCGGGGCGGCGCTGGCCTGGTTCCGGCACGGCAGGTCGCTGTACGCGATCGGCGGCAATCCGGAGGCGGCGCGCGCCGCCGGTATCCGGGTCGACCGGGTCACCTGGATCGTGCTCGGCATCGCGAGCCTGCTCGCGGCGTTCGCCGGCATCCTCTACACGGGCCACTACGGTTCGGTCGCCGCCGACCAGGGCAACGGCTGGATCTTCAACGTGTTCGCCGCCGCCGTCATCGGCGGGGTCAGCCTCAAGGGCGGACGCGGCACCATCTTCGGCGCGCTGACCGGTGTCCTCACCCTCCAGCTGGTGGTCAACGTGATGACACTGGCGGGCGTACCGCCGGAGTGGGACCAGTTCCTCAACGGCGCGATCATCATCGTCGCACTGATCGTCTCCCGCTTCGCGAGCGGCGAGAAACAGGACTGA
- a CDS encoding FadR/GntR family transcriptional regulator: MAVTDEAIEKIKGMIVSGTLRPGDRLPKESELAADLGLSRNSLREAVRALALMRILDVRQGDGTYVTSLDPQLLLEALSFVVDFHRDDTVLEFLAVRRILEPAATAMASARITADELTALDGQLDALGAEPSVEELVASDLEFHRGIVRCSGNSVLVSLLDGLSGPTTRARIWRGLTQQDAVSRTLHEHRAILAALRDRDAEAARSWATVHIASVEMWLRSTL, from the coding sequence GTGGCTGTCACCGACGAGGCGATAGAGAAGATCAAAGGAATGATCGTCTCCGGCACGCTCCGCCCGGGTGACCGCCTCCCCAAGGAGAGTGAACTGGCGGCCGATCTCGGCCTGTCCAGGAACTCCCTGCGGGAGGCGGTCCGCGCGCTGGCCCTGATGCGCATTCTCGACGTGCGGCAGGGCGATGGAACGTACGTCACGAGTCTCGATCCGCAACTGCTCCTGGAAGCACTCAGTTTCGTGGTGGACTTCCACCGCGACGACACCGTGCTGGAGTTCCTCGCGGTGCGCCGCATCCTGGAGCCCGCCGCGACGGCGATGGCGAGCGCGCGGATCACCGCGGACGAGCTGACGGCCCTGGACGGGCAGCTGGACGCCCTGGGCGCCGAGCCGTCCGTGGAGGAACTCGTCGCCTCCGACCTGGAGTTCCACCGGGGCATCGTGCGGTGCTCCGGCAACTCGGTACTGGTCTCGCTCCTCGACGGGCTGTCCGGGCCGACGACGCGGGCGCGAATATGGCGCGGTCTGACGCAGCAGGACGCGGTCAGCCGCACCCTGCACGAGCACCGGGCGATCCTCGCGGCGCTGCGGGACCGGGACGCGGAGGCGGCCAGGTCATGGGCGACGGTGCACATCGCGAGCGTGGAGATGTGGTTGCGCTCGACGCTGTGA
- a CDS encoding glycerol-3-phosphate dehydrogenase/oxidase, whose product MNTPLRGAPALGTHLAGGSLPSRAEIRDQMDHAAFDLLVIGGGILGISTAWHASQSGLRVALVDSGDFAGATSSASSKLLHGGLRYLQTGAVRLVAENHFERRAVAHQVAPHLANPLTFYLPVYRGGPHGAAKLGAGVFAYSALSAFGDGVGHLISPEKAKRAVPELRTENLRAVAVYGDDQMNDSRMALMTVRAAVDSGAAVLNYAQVTGLRFTGGRVTGADLKDQTDGSEFGVNARLVLNATGPWVDHLRAMEDAGAAPSIRLSKGAHLVMRRTAPWRAALATPIDKYRITFALPWEDMLVLGTTDEGYEGDPADVAVNEKDIRQILDEASLSVTDQQLSRDQIAYSYAGLRVLPGGPGDTSTAKRETVVTEGRGGMLSVAGGKWTTFRHIGRTVLNKLETLPGHPLGQGAEPVSELPKKMPLPGIANPGAVAHRLMIDEGVSDGGIAPDTAKHLATHYGTLAYDIARLTYEKPELRERIHPDAPEIWAQVVYARDHEWARTAEDVLRRRTTLTIRGLDTDEIKTKVEELLARRG is encoded by the coding sequence ATGAACACCCCCCTGCGCGGCGCCCCGGCACTCGGGACGCACCTGGCCGGCGGCTCACTGCCGAGCCGCGCCGAGATCCGTGACCAGATGGACCACGCGGCCTTCGACCTCCTGGTGATCGGCGGCGGCATCCTGGGCATCTCCACCGCCTGGCATGCCTCGCAGTCGGGGCTCAGGGTGGCCCTGGTGGACAGCGGCGACTTCGCCGGGGCCACCTCATCGGCCTCGTCGAAGCTGCTGCACGGCGGGCTGCGCTACCTCCAGACCGGCGCGGTAAGGCTGGTGGCGGAGAACCACTTCGAGCGCCGGGCCGTGGCCCACCAGGTCGCTCCGCACCTGGCCAATCCGCTCACCTTCTACCTGCCGGTCTACCGGGGCGGCCCGCACGGCGCGGCCAAGCTCGGCGCCGGCGTCTTCGCCTACTCCGCGCTGTCCGCCTTCGGCGACGGCGTCGGGCACCTGATCAGCCCGGAGAAGGCGAAGCGCGCCGTACCGGAGCTGCGCACGGAGAACCTGCGGGCCGTCGCCGTGTACGGGGACGACCAGATGAACGACTCGCGGATGGCGCTGATGACGGTCCGCGCCGCCGTCGACTCCGGCGCCGCCGTGCTCAACTACGCCCAGGTGACCGGGCTGCGCTTCACCGGCGGCCGGGTGACGGGCGCCGACCTCAAGGACCAGACGGACGGCAGCGAGTTCGGCGTGAACGCGCGGCTCGTGCTCAACGCGACAGGTCCCTGGGTCGACCACCTGCGGGCCATGGAGGACGCGGGCGCGGCCCCCTCCATCCGGCTCTCCAAGGGCGCGCACCTCGTGATGCGCAGGACCGCGCCGTGGCGCGCGGCCCTCGCCACGCCCATCGACAAGTACCGCATCACCTTCGCGCTGCCGTGGGAGGACATGCTCGTCCTCGGCACGACGGACGAGGGGTACGAGGGCGATCCCGCGGACGTCGCCGTCAACGAGAAGGACATCCGGCAGATCCTCGACGAGGCCTCGCTGTCCGTCACCGACCAGCAGCTCTCGCGGGACCAGATCGCCTACTCGTACGCGGGCCTGCGGGTGCTGCCCGGCGGTCCGGGCGACACGTCCACGGCGAAGCGGGAGACCGTGGTGACCGAGGGCAGGGGCGGCATGCTGTCCGTCGCGGGCGGCAAGTGGACCACGTTCCGGCACATCGGCCGCACGGTGCTGAACAAGCTGGAGACGCTGCCCGGACATCCGCTGGGCCAGGGCGCGGAGCCCGTGTCGGAACTGCCGAAGAAGATGCCGCTGCCCGGTATCGCCAACCCGGGCGCCGTCGCGCACCGGCTCATGATCGACGAGGGCGTCTCGGACGGCGGGATCGCGCCGGACACCGCCAAGCACCTGGCGACGCACTACGGCACGCTCGCGTACGACATCGCGCGGCTGACGTACGAGAAGCCGGAGCTGCGCGAGCGCATCCATCCGGACGCGCCGGAGATCTGGGCGCAGGTCGTCTACGCCCGCGACCACGAGTGGGCACGGACCGCCGAGGACGTACTGCGCCGCCGCACCACGCTCACCATCCGGGGCCTGGACACGGACGAGATCAAGACGAAGGTGGAGGAACTGCTCGCCCGGCGCGGCTGA
- the glpK gene encoding glycerol kinase GlpK: MSDNTTGTSSHGTGPFIAAIDQGTTSSRCIVFDRDGRIVAVDQKEHEQIFPKPGWVEHNAAEIWTNVQEVVAGAISKAGITKDDVKAIGITNQRETTLLWDKNTGEPVHNAIVWQDTRTDGLTRELGRNVGADRWRRETGLPLSTYFAGPKARWLLDNVEGLRERAERGDILFGTMDTWVIWNLTGGTNGGAHVTDVTNASRTMLMNLHNMEWDQRICESMGVPYGILPKIKSSSEVYGTAKGGALDGVPVASALGDQQAALFGQCCFTEGDAKSTYGTGTFMLMNTSTKPVNSYNGLLTTVGYRIGDEPAVYALEGSIAVTGALVQWMRDQMGLIKTAPEIETLASSVEDNGGAYFVPAFSGLFAPHWAPDARGVIAGLTGYVTKAHIARAVLEATAWQTREISDAMTKDSGVELTTLKVDGGMTANNLLMQTLADVLDAPVVRPLVAETTALGAAYAAGLAVGFWPDTDALRANWRRAAEWTPHMESGIRDREYKNWLKAVERTKGWLEDSDV, translated from the coding sequence GTGAGTGACAACACCACAGGGACCTCGTCCCACGGGACGGGCCCGTTCATCGCCGCCATCGACCAGGGCACGACATCGAGCCGCTGCATCGTCTTCGACCGGGACGGCCGCATCGTGGCCGTGGACCAGAAGGAGCACGAGCAGATATTCCCCAAGCCCGGCTGGGTGGAGCACAACGCGGCCGAGATCTGGACCAACGTCCAGGAAGTCGTCGCCGGAGCCATCAGCAAGGCCGGCATCACCAAGGACGACGTCAAGGCGATCGGCATCACCAACCAGCGCGAGACGACGCTGCTGTGGGACAAGAACACCGGTGAGCCGGTGCACAACGCGATCGTCTGGCAGGACACCCGTACCGACGGCCTCACCCGTGAACTGGGGCGCAACGTGGGCGCGGACCGCTGGCGCCGGGAGACCGGCCTGCCGCTGTCGACGTACTTCGCGGGCCCCAAGGCGCGCTGGCTGCTGGACAACGTCGAGGGCCTGCGCGAGCGCGCGGAGCGCGGCGACATCCTGTTCGGCACGATGGACACCTGGGTCATCTGGAACCTCACCGGCGGGACGAACGGCGGCGCCCACGTCACCGACGTCACCAACGCCTCCCGCACGATGCTGATGAACCTCCACAACATGGAGTGGGACCAGCGGATCTGCGAGTCCATGGGCGTGCCGTACGGGATCCTGCCGAAGATCAAGTCCTCCTCGGAGGTGTACGGGACGGCCAAGGGCGGCGCGCTCGACGGCGTGCCGGTCGCCTCCGCGCTCGGCGACCAGCAGGCCGCGCTGTTCGGCCAGTGCTGCTTCACCGAGGGCGACGCCAAGTCCACCTACGGCACGGGCACGTTCATGCTGATGAACACGTCCACCAAGCCGGTCAACTCGTACAACGGCCTGCTCACCACGGTCGGCTACCGCATCGGGGACGAGCCGGCGGTGTACGCGCTGGAGGGCTCCATCGCGGTCACCGGCGCGCTCGTGCAGTGGATGCGCGACCAGATGGGCCTGATCAAGACGGCGCCCGAGATCGAGACGCTGGCCTCCTCCGTGGAGGACAACGGCGGCGCGTACTTCGTACCGGCGTTCTCCGGGCTGTTCGCGCCCCACTGGGCCCCCGACGCGCGCGGGGTGATCGCCGGACTCACCGGCTACGTCACCAAGGCGCACATCGCCCGCGCCGTCCTGGAGGCGACGGCCTGGCAGACCCGCGAGATCAGCGACGCCATGACGAAGGACTCGGGTGTCGAACTGACCACGCTCAAGGTCGACGGCGGCATGACCGCCAACAACCTGCTGATGCAGACGCTCGCCGACGTCCTCGACGCCCCGGTCGTACGCCCGCTGGTCGCGGAGACCACGGCACTCGGCGCGGCGTACGCGGCGGGCCTCGCGGTGGGCTTCTGGCCCGACACCGACGCGCTGCGCGCGAACTGGCGCCGCGCCGCCGAGTGGACCCCCCACATGGAGTCGGGGATCCGCGATCGCGAGTACAAGAACTGGCTCAAGGCCGTGGAACGGACCAAGGGCTGGCTCGAGGACAGCGACGTCTGA
- a CDS encoding MIP/aquaporin family protein, producing the protein MSNLDIFVGETSGTAMLILLGGGVVAGVVLKRSKAFGAGWVAISFGWGFAVMAGAYLSAPKSAASLNPALTLALAIQGGIKWGDVPLYMGSELLGAMIGAFLVWVAYLGQFKAFLSDPDVLAAQPAEEGLVDQKTAPKAGPVLGIFSTGPEIRHFVQNLLTEIIGTFVLVIAILTQGLNQKGNGLGAIGILITAFVVVSIGLSLGGPTGYAINPARDLGPRIVHALLPLRNKGGSDWAYSWVPVIGPFAGAALAAGFYELAFA; encoded by the coding sequence GTGTCCAATCTCGACATATTCGTGGGTGAAACGTCCGGCACGGCCATGCTGATCCTGCTCGGTGGTGGCGTGGTGGCCGGCGTGGTACTCAAGCGGTCGAAGGCGTTCGGTGCCGGATGGGTGGCCATCAGCTTCGGCTGGGGCTTCGCCGTCATGGCCGGCGCCTATCTGTCCGCGCCGAAGTCGGCGGCCTCACTGAACCCCGCGCTGACACTCGCCCTGGCCATTCAGGGCGGCATCAAATGGGGCGATGTGCCCCTCTACATGGGATCGGAACTGCTGGGTGCCATGATCGGCGCCTTCCTGGTGTGGGTCGCCTACCTGGGCCAGTTCAAGGCGTTCCTGAGCGATCCGGACGTACTCGCGGCGCAGCCCGCGGAGGAAGGGCTGGTCGACCAGAAGACCGCGCCGAAGGCCGGTCCCGTACTCGGCATCTTCTCCACCGGCCCGGAGATCCGGCACTTCGTGCAGAACCTCCTGACGGAGATCATCGGCACGTTCGTGCTGGTCATCGCGATCCTTACGCAGGGCCTCAACCAGAAGGGCAACGGTCTGGGGGCCATCGGCATCCTGATCACGGCGTTCGTCGTGGTGTCCATCGGCCTCTCCCTCGGTGGGCCGACCGGATATGCCATCAACCCGGCCCGCGACCTCGGGCCCCGTATCGTCCACGCCCTCCTGCCGCTGCGGAACAAGGGCGGCTCGGACTGGGCGTACTCCTGGGTCCCGGTGATCGGACCCTTCGCGGGCGCGGCTCTCGCGGCCGGATTCTACGAACTCGCGTTCGCGTGA
- a CDS encoding IclR family transcriptional regulator, producing the protein MAKNIQSLERAAAVLRLLAGGERRLGLSDIASSLGLAKGTAHGILRTLQAEGFVEQEAASGRYQLGAELLRLGNSYLDVHELRSRALVWTDDLARSSGESVHLGVLHLGGVLIVHHVFRPDDSRQVLEVGAMQPLHSTALGKVLCAFDPVAHNDALEGERRAFTPRTVTLPGPFEEELSAVRERGWASDVEETWEGVSAVAAPIRDRHGMAVGAIALTGASERLLAGGGAGESAPRPGAAAPAVRADLAAAVRDCARSVSRDIGNGRF; encoded by the coding sequence ATGGCGAAGAACATTCAGTCGCTTGAGCGGGCTGCGGCCGTGCTGCGCCTGCTGGCAGGCGGCGAGCGCCGGCTGGGCCTGTCCGACATCGCCTCCTCGCTGGGCCTGGCCAAGGGCACGGCGCACGGAATCCTGCGGACCCTCCAGGCGGAGGGGTTCGTCGAGCAGGAGGCCGCGTCGGGGCGCTACCAGCTGGGCGCGGAGCTGCTGCGGCTCGGCAACAGCTACCTGGACGTGCACGAACTGCGCTCGCGCGCCCTCGTCTGGACGGACGATCTGGCCCGGTCGAGCGGCGAGAGCGTCCACCTGGGCGTCCTGCACCTGGGGGGCGTGCTGATCGTGCACCACGTCTTCAGACCCGACGACAGCCGCCAGGTGCTGGAGGTGGGGGCCATGCAGCCGCTGCACTCCACGGCGCTCGGCAAGGTGCTGTGCGCGTTCGACCCGGTGGCGCACAACGACGCGCTGGAGGGCGAGCGCCGGGCCTTCACGCCCCGGACCGTCACCCTGCCCGGCCCCTTCGAGGAGGAACTGTCGGCCGTGCGGGAGCGGGGCTGGGCCTCGGACGTCGAGGAGACGTGGGAGGGCGTGAGCGCGGTGGCGGCGCCGATCCGCGACCGGCACGGGATGGCGGTCGGGGCGATCGCGCTCACCGGCGCGAGCGAGCGGCTCCTCGCGGGCGGCGGAGCCGGCGAATCCGCTCCGCGTCCGGGCGCGGCGGCCCCCGCGGTACGGGCCGATCTGGCGGCCGCGGTCCGCGACTGCGCCCGCTCCGTGTCCCGGGATATCGGCAACGGGCGGTTTTGA